A DNA window from Rhinolophus sinicus isolate RSC01 linkage group LG10, ASM3656204v1, whole genome shotgun sequence contains the following coding sequences:
- the KCNMB1 gene encoding calcium-activated potassium channel subunit beta-1: MGKKLVMAQRRGETRALCLGAAMVVCAVITYYILGTTVLPLYQKSVWTQESTCHLIETHIRDQEELEGKKVAQYPCLWVNVSAVGRWAVLYHTEDTRDQNQQCSYIPGGLDNYQMARADVEKVRDKFHEHRVFYCFSTTQENETSVLYRRLYGPQTLLFSLFWPTFLLTGGLLLIAMVKINQSLSILAAQK, translated from the exons ATGGGGAAGAAGCTGGTGATGGCCCAGAGGCGGGGAGAGACTCGAGCCCTTTGTCTGGGTGCAGCCATGGTGGTGTGTGCCGTCATCACGTACTACATCCTGGGCACGACCGTGCTGCCGCTCTACCAGAAAAG TGTATGGACCCAGGAATCCACGTGCCACTTGATTGAGACCCACATCAGGGACCAGGAGGAGCTGGAGGGCAAGAAGGTGGCCCAGTACCCGTGCCTGTGGGTCAACGTGTCTGCAGTGGGTCGGTGGGCTGTGCTGTACCACACGGAGGACACACGGGACCAGAACCAGCAG TGCTCCTACATCCCAGGAGGCCTGGACAACTACCAGATGGCCCGCGCCGACGTGGAGAAAGTCCGAGACAAATTCCACGAGCATCGGGTTTTCTACTGCTTCTCGACGACTCAGGAGAATGAGACGAGCGTCCTGTACCGGCGCCTCTACGGGCCGCAgaccctcctcttctctctcttctggcCCACCTTCCTGCTGACTGGAGGCCTCCTCCTCATCGCCATGGTGAAAATCAACCAGTCCCTCTCCATCCTAGCAGCGCAGAAGTAG